The bacterium genomic interval TGCAGGATCCGGAAAACCCACAGGAACTGGCTGGGGTTCTCGAAGTAAAGGAAGCGGCGGTAGCCACCTCCGGGGATTACCAACGGTATTTCGAGGAAGGGGGAATCCGTTACCATCACATACTGGATCCTTCCACTGGATATCCTGTTCATAGCGGGCTGCGGGGGACAACTGTGATCTCCTCTGACTGCGCCACAGCTGACGCTTTGGCTACTGCAGCCTTCGTATTGGGCCCTGAAAAGGGGCTTGCTTTGCTGGAAAAATGGGATGGAGCGGAGGGGGTTCTCATCACCGGGGAGGGAAAGATTCTTACAACCTCGGGAATAGGTGAGGGGGGAGTGCGGTTCACAAAGACTTCCGACTGAACCGTGGGAACCTGTCCCTACGGGACGAAACGGGGTGTCGGTGAAACGGGGAAACGGTGATAAAACCACCAACGCGTATACTCTTCCATGTATTTCATTACTTCAATGTTATCTTAGTACTATGTTCCTTTTAATGACCTGTTTTTTTGTTTTTACACCCCGATTCGCCGATTCGCCGATTTCCCCACTCATGAGTCAGTTTCATCGAGGACGCTTTTATATGATGATTATTAACCTGACCGAGCCTCCCACTCCCCCCTGGAAGAGGCTCCCCCTTGATTTTCCGTCCCATCTCACATAAGGTTAGGAAATGCTTGAGGAAACTGCTTTCGTCATTTCGTTAAATGGTGATCGTGCCACGGTAGCCCTGGTACGGTCAGACGCCTGCGGCGGCTGTGCGGCGAAAGACATGTGCCATCCGTCATCGGGGAAAACCATGAAGATGGAGGTCAGGAACGTGGCTGGCGCACACCCGGGCGACAAGGTGGTAGTATCTCTTCCGTCGAGCGAACTTCTCAAGGCATCTGCGACTGCTTATTTTATGCCGGCGGTGGCAGCGGTGGCTGGTGGTGCGGTGGGATGGTCCCGTTACGGCACCGATGGGGCGGCTATCGCAGGTACGTTTTGCGGGCTGGCTCTCGCCACCCTTTATTTGTTCTGGCAGGGCAGGAAAAGCCGGGATTCGATCCCCTGCATCTCAAGGGTTCTTTGATCAGGAGGAAGTCCGGATGAGCCTCATCGACAATGAAAAGGACGCCGTACGGCTGGCCCGGACCATCATGTCCGACATCGCCCTCTATAATCAGGACAAGATCCGCCATAGCATCAAGAACGACTCGCTGTTCGTAGATATGGCTGACCAGTTGGAAGAGGGCCGCAAACTCTACAACGCCAGGGTAGATCCCGATTTGCCGGGACGATGGATCCCGTATAACAGGGCCATTGTCGATGTGCTGGTCAAGCAGTTCGGGGATACCGACTCGGATATCTGGTAGACCTCCCCATGGGGAGCACCCACCTTACCGTAACACCCGAAGAATCCAAAACCCGCCTTGACCACTTTCTGTCTCACAGGCTCCCAGACCTGACCCGTTCCCGGCTTAAAAAGCTCATCGGGGAAGGTCATATACTCGTTGACGGGGTTTCAACCAAGGCCGGTGCAATGCTGCGGGCAGGCAATGTAGTGACGGTTCAGGTCCCTGCGCTTCAGCCGTCAGACGTCATGCCGGAAGCGATCCCCCTTTCTATCCTCCACGAAGACAGCGATCTTATCGTCATCGACAAGGCTCCCCACATGGTTGTTCATCCGGCCCACGGGCATTCGACGGGCACACTCGTTAACGCCCTTCTCCACCATTGTCTGGACCTGTCCGGAATAGGCGGGGTCATGAGGCCGGGTATTGTCCACCGGCTGGACAAGGGTACCTCGGGCGTTATGGTGGCGGCCAAGAACGACGCTGCCCACCACTGCCTGTCGGCCCAGTTCAAGGACCACACCATCGGGCGTGTCTATCTTGCAGCTGTGAGAGGCGAACTCAAAGAAGACAGGGGCCGCATCGAAAAACCCCTCGCCCGCCACTCCCGGAACAGGAAAAAGATCGCAGTGCGCGAATCGGGCCGTAGCGCCGTAACTGACTACGAGGTCCTGGGGCGTCGTAACGGTATCAGTCTGGTTAGGCTTGTACCCGGGACCGGCAGGACCCATCAGCTTCGCGTGCACCTGGCCTCTTCAGGTCACCCCATTCTCGGTGATGTGACCTATGGCGGGGGGGTACAGTCACTTCATCAGAAGAGCAGCGAGGGTAAAGCCCTCCTCAGGGCTCTTCGGAGACCTGCCCTCCACGCCCTGAAACTCGAGTTCGACCACCCTTCAACACACCTGCGGCTGTCCTTCGAATCTCCCCCTCCTGAAGACCTGTCAGGCCTTTTCCAGTGGATCGTGGGAGGAACCCTGTGACGATCCTGCGCTCGGCCCTTCTTGATAGGGAGGGGTTTGATCATGGGTTTGGGACGAGGCGGTCAATACCAGGCGATTTCCCCGTGGATGTTCATATATTATTGCAGGTCCACGGGGAAAAGATCGTGGTATTGACCGGCGATCCTGAAGAGGAGAAGAGGAGAAAAGGGGAAAAGGAGACAAACCGTAGAACTGTTTGCTCTGGCGCCTCTTCCCCATCCCCCCTCTTCCCCTTTTCCGGAGCGGAAGTGGTCTACCAGAACCTTCCAGCACACCACTTCCGGTTTGACGAGGGGGATGCCATGGTGAGCGATATCCCGGGTGTTTCCCTGGGGATCCGCACCGCCGACTGTCTGCCCCTCCTCATCGTGGACCGTGTCAGGGGGACGGCGGCAGCGGTGCACTGCGGCTGGCGGAGCCTGGCCCTTGGCCTAACAGGTAAAGCCGTCCGGGTGATGACCGGAGTCATGGGAAGCAGTGAGAAACACCTCCTCGCGGCCATCGGGCCCTCCATCGGGCTGTGCTGCTACGAGGTGGGGGAGGATGTAAGGGATGCTTTCTCTCATTTCAGAAGTGGAGACGGCCTTTTCGTACAGCGTGACAAGAGCCTTTATCTCGACCTGGCCTCGGGGGTGAAGACCCAACTCATCATGGAAGGCGTGGCCCCCGAGAACGTGGATGAGATCGTGGGGTGTACTTCATGCAACCCGGAGCTGTTCTGGTCGCACCGGGCACGCAAAGACAAAGAGCGCATGGTGAGTTTCGTTACTGTGAGAAAAGGGTATGAGTGATGGAACTGATCACATGACGCGGGGACCAACCTTCGCTCCTTGAAAACTTGTACCTTTCTCTTTTTCCCTCTTGCCACGTCGTAGCTGGAAGCGAAGACGGGTCCCCTCGCCCGCAGGGCGCAGGCCACGATAACATCGCAGATAGGTGCGAGACTCACCGGGTCCCCTCGCCCGCAGGGCGCAGGCACCGTGACCCAGGGGCGGGACTTTTCGTCCTATGGGGAAGTGGATGGGGTAGGGTATAACGCGGGTGCGCCAAGCGTGTATGCGTGGAGCGTGGTCAGGGATAATGCGGAAAGCGGCGACAGGCACGACCCCGGTTACGGCGATGCCGGCAGTACCAGCCCGTATCCTCTTTAAGTATCAATTTGACATAAGTTGATACTTTATGATATATGACTATCAAGAAAATATTGATTGATAGTTGATGGTCTCGCAAAAAGTCCATCAACGCGCCCCGCGCGGGGCGCCCGGATCAATGAACAGCCGCGCCTGGGAGAGGCGCCCGGATCGAGTGCCAAAGGCTGTGTGTTCGATCCGTGAGGGAACCGAAAACCACGCTTTTCGGTTCCCGTTGAGCCAAAGTCCCGCACAGACTTTGGCGATATATAAGCAGTCTCCGTAAGGAAAGGGAAAACGACGCTTTTCCCTTTCCGTTGAGCAAAAAGTCCCGGATCCGACTTTTTGCGACCCTGTCATAGTTAAGGGTTGATTATGAAAATCCCTGAGAAACCACCGCATTGGATGAAGCCTTTCCGCGCGATGCCTCGTCGGTCATTGGAGTTTTTTGCTTCAGAAAAAGGCCGTACACTTATGCAAAAAATTGACGATGGCTATCTACATTGGGAGAAGGTTAAATATAAAAATACACCGTCTTCAATCGATCCAAGTCATCTCTGGGCCATAGTGAAAGCTGCGCGCCTTCAAAGGCGCCGTGTTTTGCCGCTTTTTAGCACTAAAAGAAAAGCATTCACCTATGGTCTTCCCGATTCCGTCCATCGAGAATTGCATTTTGTGGACTGGTTTGCAGGGGGGCAGCTGGGATTGGAAACACCCGGGTTATCTCCTGATGCGAAAGAGCGATATCTTGTAAGCTCTCTTATGGAAGAGGCCATTGCCTCAAGCCAAATTGAGGGTGCTGCGACAACGCGCCGTGTTGCCAAGGAAATGCTTCGCTCTGGTCGTAAACCCCGTGACCGAGCTGAGCAAATGATCCTCAATAGTTACAGAACCATACAGCGGATTAAAAACCTTGTAGATGAAGATCTTTCAGTCGAAGTGCTTCATGAACTTCAAGAATCAATGACCGTGGAAACCCTGGATGATCCACATTGTGTAGGGAGATTCCGTCTTCCGGACGAAGAAATCCATGTTGTTGACATCGAGGATGGAAAGCCCCTTCATGTCCCACCCCCTGCCGAGGAATTAAGCGACAGGGTACAAGCTATGTGCGATTTCGCTAACCAGGATGGTAAATCTGAATTTATTCATCCTGTGCTCAAAGCTGTGATCCTCCATTTCTGGCTTGCTTATGATCATCCATATGTAGACGGAAATGGTCGTACGGCGCGTGCCCTTTTTTATTGGTATGCAATGAAGAAAGGCTACTGGCTTATAGAGTACCTTTCCGTTTCCCGAATGATCATGAAGTCGAGAAACCAATACTATCGATCATTTCTTTATGCTGAAAGTGATGACTTCGATGTTACCTATTTTATCGTTTATCATCTCAAAGCTCTAAATCTGGCAATGGAGGAACTCCGTCGCTATCTGGAGCGTAAGCAAAGAGAATACAGGGAATCACTAAGTATGCTGCACGGATGGCCTGGCCTTAACTACAGGCAGCAGGCATTACTTAGACACGCTCTAAACAATCCGTTTGCGATATACACTTTTCAATCCCACATGAATTCTCACAATATTGCTTATGCAACAGGAAGAAGCGACCTGTTGACTCTAGTTGAGCGAGGCCTTCTTATTGCAAACAAGGTAGGTAGACAGTTTCAATTCCTGGTTCCAGGCGATCTTTACGAGAAAATTGTAAAAAATCGCATTTAGGAAACACTGTGTGACCAAGAGATTTCCGGGCATCTGGATCGGAAGCACGGGGGCGAACTTCTTCACGAGTTGGGCCAGTCGAGCCTGGAGAAGCTGATCTCAGAGCTTGTGGAACGTGAAGTGTCTGAGTTTCTGGGTCGCTGTCAACGGTGTCTTAGTGGAGAAGTACCTATGGCAGGCCGCGACGCTGCTGGCTGTCCTTGATCCTTCGGGCACTGTTGTCCAGAGATTCGAATATGCCGATAGACGGATGCCGGTGTCCATGACCTACCAGGGCGGTGTGTACTATTTCGGCTACGATCCGGCAACGGGGAAGTGGACAGCGAAGGATCCCCTTCGACTGAGCTCAGGGCAGGCGATAGATTTTGCGGGAGGGGATCTGAATTTATTATGCTTTGCTTTGAGAAATGTTTGGGCCGTGAAATTGCAGTAAGTTTCTGGTGTCAGAGCACTTATGTGTTGAAGCTTTTGATCTTCTCCGCGT includes:
- a CDS encoding Fic family protein — encoded protein: MKIPEKPPHWMKPFRAMPRRSLEFFASEKGRTLMQKIDDGYLHWEKVKYKNTPSSIDPSHLWAIVKAARLQRRRVLPLFSTKRKAFTYGLPDSVHRELHFVDWFAGGQLGLETPGLSPDAKERYLVSSLMEEAIASSQIEGAATTRRVAKEMLRSGRKPRDRAEQMILNSYRTIQRIKNLVDEDLSVEVLHELQESMTVETLDDPHCVGRFRLPDEEIHVVDIEDGKPLHVPPPAEELSDRVQAMCDFANQDGKSEFIHPVLKAVILHFWLAYDHPYVDGNGRTARALFYWYAMKKGYWLIEYLSVSRMIMKSRNQYYRSFLYAESDDFDVTYFIVYHLKALNLAMEELRRYLERKQREYRESLSMLHGWPGLNYRQQALLRHALNNPFAIYTFQSHMNSHNIAYATGRSDLLTLVERGLLIANKVGRQFQFLVPGDLYEKIVKNRI
- a CDS encoding RluA family pseudouridine synthase, coding for MGSTHLTVTPEESKTRLDHFLSHRLPDLTRSRLKKLIGEGHILVDGVSTKAGAMLRAGNVVTVQVPALQPSDVMPEAIPLSILHEDSDLIVIDKAPHMVVHPAHGHSTGTLVNALLHHCLDLSGIGGVMRPGIVHRLDKGTSGVMVAAKNDAAHHCLSAQFKDHTIGRVYLAAVRGELKEDRGRIEKPLARHSRNRKKIAVRESGRSAVTDYEVLGRRNGISLVRLVPGTGRTHQLRVHLASSGHPILGDVTYGGGVQSLHQKSSEGKALLRALRRPALHALKLEFDHPSTHLRLSFESPPPEDLSGLFQWIVGGTL
- a CDS encoding SoxR reducing system RseC family protein codes for the protein MLEETAFVISLNGDRATVALVRSDACGGCAAKDMCHPSSGKTMKMEVRNVAGAHPGDKVVVSLPSSELLKASATAYFMPAVAAVAGGAVGWSRYGTDGAAIAGTFCGLALATLYLFWQGRKSRDSIPCISRVL
- a CDS encoding polyphenol oxidase family protein encodes the protein MTILRSALLDREGFDHGFGTRRSIPGDFPVDVHILLQVHGEKIVVLTGDPEEEKRRKGEKETNRRTVCSGASSPSPLFPFSGAEVVYQNLPAHHFRFDEGDAMVSDIPGVSLGIRTADCLPLLIVDRVRGTAAAVHCGWRSLALGLTGKAVRVMTGVMGSSEKHLLAAIGPSIGLCCYEVGEDVRDAFSHFRSGDGLFVQRDKSLYLDLASGVKTQLIMEGVAPENVDEIVGCTSCNPELFWSHRARKDKERMVSFVTVRKGYE